From the genome of Desulfovibrio aminophilus DSM 12254:
AGGCCGTCCTCCCCGTGCAGATAGAACCAGATGGTCATGGCCAAGTAAGCCGCGCAGTCTTCGCCTTCTTTTGAGTTGTGCGTCACCTTGGCGCTGGAACCGGCCATCACGATCATATCCCAAACGCCCCCGCCCCGCATGAGGAACGGGATCGGCGACACGCGCATGGCGGCCCCGTTCCCGGGGCTGCCGTAGGGCCCCATGTCGGGGTTGCCCACCCACAGCCGGAACATCGGCCCGTAGCCCCGGCCGGGGTACTTCCCGGCCCACTTCCGGTACGCGGCGGCGAAGTCCTGGTCGGTGAGCATGGCCTCCGCCGTGGCGACGGTAAGCACGGTGTCGTCGGTGAAGAAGCTCCGCTCGTCCAGGAGCGGGAAGTCTGTCGAAAGGTAGTTGTGCCGTTCGTACTGGCTTCCCGCGAGGTCGCCTATGATTGCTCCGTACATTCCAAGCCTCCGCTTCGGTTTTTTGGGGGGACTCTTGCGGCGGATAAACCCGGCAGGGCGGACCTCGGCCAGAAAATGAAAAGCCCTCCGTGCGGAGGGCCATTGGTTGAGTCTGCATTGCATGGCCCCTTGCGGGCTGGCTTTGGCACCTTGCATCTCGCAGGTTGCCGTGCGGTCATCGGGCCAGTTCCCTCACGCACTCTTCATGTGTCGGTCTGAAAGATAGCCCGCCTCTCGGCCGGGCGTCAATCCCCTTTGGCGGCGGGAAGCGGCTCGTCCAGCTTGGCGGCCAAGTCTCGCAGCGTGTTCCCCAGGCCATAGACGGCCTCGCCTTCCAGGGCGAGCCCTTCACGGGCGGTCAGGGAATCCGCGAGGAAGAGAAGTTGCGCCCGCACTTCAACCTGCCGGGCGCTGGAAAGATTGCCTCCGGTCGTGGTATCCTTCACGTCAGCCATTTCTCGAACCTCCACAGTTCGGGTTTTGGTCAGGCCCGGCGGGGTGCGGCGAAACACTCCCCCGGGCCGTTCTATCGGCAAGCCCCGGCACGATGCCGGGGCCGTGCTTCATTCTCCGCTTGCCGCCCGGATCGGGATCACCTTGCCGCCTTGGCGAAGGCCGTCCAGGAAGTCCGCCCATGCCTGCATCATGCGGCGGCGCTCGGGAAGAAACTCCGCGAAGTTGTACGCCGCCCGCACCTTGTTCCGCTCGGCATGGGAAAGTTGGCGCTCTATGGCGTCCGGGTTCCAGCCCTGTTCATTCA
Proteins encoded in this window:
- a CDS encoding ADP-ribosylglycohydrolase family protein, whose amino-acid sequence is MYGAIIGDLAGSQYERHNYLSTDFPLLDERSFFTDDTVLTVATAEAMLTDQDFAAAYRKWAGKYPGRGYGPMFRLWVGNPDMGPYGSPGNGAAMRVSPIPFLMRGGGVWDMIVMAGSSAKVTHNSKEGEDCAAYLAMTIWFYLHGEDGL